The following are from one region of the Nicotiana tabacum cultivar K326 chromosome 3, ASM71507v2, whole genome shotgun sequence genome:
- the LOC107770214 gene encoding uncharacterized protein LOC107770214 translates to MEQCVFYFSFRAIKKEMPDLNIPISYNKSKSMVKNLGLDYEKIDACPNDCMLFRNDHKDDEYCHVCGSSRYIKYTEVDRDEVDSELESSKKGYRVPANNLSHFSLIPRLKRLFMCSKTADTLRWHDEERSKDGKLRHPADGKAWKDFDSLHSEFARDSRNLRLGLASDGFNPFRTMSISHSTWPVISMVYNLPPWMCMKPEYCMLSLLIPGSRSPGNDIDVYLQPLIEELNVLWESEVETYDASRDQTFQMQVALLWTISDFPAYAMLSGWSTKGKLACLCCNYGTNSRFLKHGRKMHYMDHRVFLPMDHPWGSNKRYFNGKTEFRPPPPLLKGTDVLNSL, encoded by the coding sequence ATGGAGCAATGCGTCTTTTACTTCTCTTTTAGAGCTATTAAAAAGGAGATGCCTGACTTGAACATTCCTATATCCTACAATAAATCCAAATCTATGGTAAAGAATCTCGGTCTTGATTATGAAAAAATTGATGCATGTCCCAATGATTGCATGCTATTTAGGAATGACCATAAGGATGATGAATATTGTCATGTTTGTGGATCATCTCGATATATTAAATATACTGAAGTAGATAGAGATGAAGTAGATAGCGAGCTTGAGTCTTCCAAAAAAGGTTATCGTGTTCCAGCAAACAATTTGAGTCACTTTTCATTAATTCCTAGACTTAAAAGGCTATTTATGTGCTCAAAGACAGCAGATACATTGAGGTGGCATGACGAGGAGCGTTCTAAAGATGGAAAGTTAAGGCATCCTGCTGATGGAAAAGCATGGAAAGACTTTGATAGCTTGCATTCAGAATTTGCAAGGGATTCTCGCAATTTGAGACTTGGCTTAGCAAGTGATGGGTTCAATCCATTTCGGACCATGAGCATATCTCATAGCACATGGCCAGTTATTTCAATGGTGTATAATTTGCCTCCTTGGATGTGCATGAAGCCAGAGTATTGTATGCTTTCTTTGCTTATACCTGGGTCACGTTCACCTGGAAATGACATTGACGTTTATTTACAACCATTAATAGAAGAGTTAAATGTTTTGTGGGAGTCTGAAGTAGAAACATATGATGCTTCAAGAGATCAAACCTTCCAAATGCAAGTAGCTCTTTTATGGACAATCAGTGACTTTCCTGCATATGCTATGTTATCCGGTTGGAGTACAAAGGGAAAGTTGGCTTGCCTATGTTGTAATTATGGCACTAATTCTCGTTTTCTTAAACATGGTCGAAAAATGCATTATATGGATCATCGTGTTTTTCTGCCTATGGATCATCCTTGGGGATCTAATAAAAGGTATTTCAATGGAAAAACAGAATTTAGGCCTCCTCCGCCTTTGTTAAAGGGAACTGATGTGCTTAATAGCTTATGA